gacccaccaggaatctggaacatttctcccagtttatcctggcggaggatgcggccgaataaTTCTCCTggtactcacgcatcctccgcaggtcagcgggatcctctactgtgaggagcacatcatcggcgtaagccgagaggacgacctccacgcccggcccttgcaaagccagtcccgtcaacctcgtccgcaggaggcgcaggaaaggctccacgcagaaggcatataactggccggacatggggcatccctggtgcacccctctcccaaagtgaaggggcgccgtcaaggaaccgttaacctttatcagacactccgcggtgccATACAAAAgtgggatccgggcgacgaaatgcatcccaaacccgaaagcgcgcagagttccgaacagatagtcgtgatccaccctgtcgaatgtcttctcttggtcgagagataggaaggtgaccgacagaccagcctcctgtgaatgatggatgaggtcccggaccagatggatgttatcgtgggttgtccggcccgggaccgtgtcggacATGTTGGGGTGGATcaagtggtccagcacggcgccaaggcgaggagACATCacgctggtgaagattttgtagtccgtgctgaggagggagaccgggcgccagttcttatggaggcggagatcgcccttcttcgacagcaggacgatgactgccctgcgccaagagaggggcatctccccggtcgccagactttcccccaggacccgcgcgtagcaccccccaggacgtcccagaatgccctgtggagctccacggtcagcccatccagacccggggcttttcccctcgagagccggtcgagggcgccggtctgcTCCACcacgcttagcggagcttccagattctcGGCGCCCTCCGgtccgaccttcagcaggtcctcccacaaaattgtacgcgcttcctcactggatggctccggagagaacagagccccgtaatattcacgggccctgttgttgacgccctccggatccgagacgagagagccatcgttggccagcagcgtcaagagctacttacggacaccctgtcttttttccagcgagtagaagaagggggagccgcggtcccgatcccgcaggaaccggatccgcgacctcatgaacgcgcctcaggacccgatgagctgcaggtccttcagcgtggctttcttcgctttgtacaccatccgcagggccgggtcctcgacgacttgaccaagacggtactccaggtcgagcacctctttttctaggcgcccgaaccTGGCCACCCGTCTCTTGGTCGACccactcgcgtactcttgacagaagacgcagaaaTGAGCATTgtccatgtcccaccatagcctcaaggaggggaagaccCCCTGCTTGCTTCTCCAGTCAGccaagaaacgacggaacgagtcctggaaccgcacgtcctccagcagctggttgttaaaatgccagtacgcggaccccgtcctcgcacggagtaaagcgagctccacccacaccaggtgatggtccgaacacagcaccgaCTGTGTGGAGGCCACCGGGGCGCAGGAaatgtatgcccgagacacgtaaaggcggtcgactctggaccatcctactccaggcctcacccaagtaaaggcgctggagtcgggatggagatttcgccagacgtccaacaAGGACCCGACCagttccctcaacttctccatcgccgtcatgctctgcggggcatggAGCGgtacctcgcctcgagggtgcagttaaaaccccccctgaggacaatgcagtcaccgacgtcgacggagccaagaagaggggATACTTCTTCGAAgaaacgcgtttgctgcgggctgggctgaggcgcgtacacattcacgagatggagcagcacgtcccccaggcaaaccgtgatgtgcagcaagcagcctggcacgggctcctcgacccccaagatctccggctgaaaatgcggggccaaaaaGATGGCCACAGCACAAGAAGTGgtcgtgaggtggctcatgcggacctctccttgccattccaggagccacgtggctttgtctcccggaatgGTGGGTTTCTTgccggaagcacaccgcatatttcccctcccgcaggagcgaaaatttgttaaatctatggcgtgcctctctgccgccgttgatgttgaggctggctatgattatcttcatgacaaaagcagagtgcaacctctacctaacctattgtgcggaggaagtggagtcgtttgttgacatccactccttcagcagcccagcgaggaaccttttgagccggcgcagctcaaggccttgcgcctttgataagggcccgctcgCGGCCATGgatttagtggcggcgcggacggacgcgatgagcagccccagctcggaccatctttccagggccagatgggctcggttgcggcgaccctggctctggaccaaaaagtcccggagttcctttgcaggaatgaggggggactcagcggcgggcacaaggagatccaccacctcactggcgatggactcgagatcttttccctcgtcccccaccgagtccccgtccccctctgggaggtcgccgccagcagtcgGCCCGTCGTCCACACgatgtacggcaaacggcccggccgttcCATCcggtcctggctctgccccgatcccacccccaggatcgtcggcagaagagtccccactgggctcttttaaaaccgGTGCCGGGTCAGGAACCGACAGCgtaaggggttcctcctccaccccaggagccggggaacatggagagacctggtcaaagaaaagttccacgtcctccaagtaccccagctccaaagtagggggcgagggttggttttcttccccctccccgccgccaccccccggcccagtctGTGGATGTTTATTAAAGATTTTTAAATTTTCACTTTCTGACAAGTtgtgcaagtcccgggggaagttagatattggctgggcgggctcagtttcggccttttcggccccgcccacctcagtccccgggacgctcgacccggtggcTACACATTCCTCCGctagccccacgccccccacgacaggcagatcttccactccatccccgggaggcagaggctgggcagcctcgactgccacaCCCTcctcggggacagattcctcttgcctacggcgcagtttgtgggcactggtgggggacgcgggacatgcagCAGGCACTGACTACTCCGCAGagagatgttgttccccctccgcctcattggagtatCCTCCTTTTTTCTTGGGGGGGCGCAgagacagggagacctccatggctgccgaggcctcccgctccactccccctttttcttatcttgcccgtgccCGAGCCGCTCTgtcatattggtcaagggctcggggcaccccgcgctcgccagtgacagggttgggctgagcgcggtgatcaaagtgTCTGGCGCATTGAggcgacccgcctcgagatgtttcccattcctccgtgccttctttccgatcgcacgctctccctccccccagccggaggccgtgaaaactaaggcccccgacgatgcccgcacacccacagctcccggcatgcAGACGCTACTAGGCGGGGGGTGGCGGCGGCAGCaggcttggccgccctcggtggtttggcggccttggaggcggggcagttcttacgaacatgcccaacCTCCCTactggcatggcaccgcacgccatccaacgtccagaagacacggtaggcagtcccctcgtgcaccacattaaaactaccctccattttctcctcccgcgccagccagacaaagagctggcggcggaaggagaagacgtggcgcaggctgctctccctgaggccaagcggtatggggttgatccctgaccttacctcccccagttggtgtaggtgaggaaggaggagcgggaacaaagggcggaacgttagaaaggatgaccctctgcatggtggcctcgagagggtccaccggcaggaatgtcccgcccaccgtgagccccttttcaagggccagggtcaccgcccgctccaaccccaggaataaaacagccttcccagacatcttggagtctgcgacaatggccgaggggccgactaccccagccatcgcccgcatgcactcctcgatgctcattgtggtgtgagtgtagctcttgacgccGTGTTTCTttattattagtctgaaaggtggcagggcagcaggaggcgccgtggatgtggacgccgcctgtgcatatgtctttgctggccctgtcaCCGgcttggatggggtcgccatcatgagttccctttaagggctacacccaccccaaagtcacaggccttaaagttCTTAATTGtcctcgtttaagtgtatgagcagaggagctctgaatgaggcacacctctcccctggttgacaattggggaggggccttgctccctctgctcagttgtcttaattgtttttttcaattaggaggaaagggctctcagagagagaggggagagaaagagtgtgacagagaaagagagtggggggtgggaaagagagaagcTGTGAggacaggtctcccctcacagcgatggctgGATGTTTCTTGGGGTgctctccccagatggcaaaaaacacagtctttgtagatggtcttcgggtggggggagaagatgtcttcacctggagtagctggagccacccaggcacacattcccaacgatgttaaatagggtaattaatcagtcttcagccaggtagctcaagctatcccaggctaggcaatgtgggggtgtgcttcagtggtgtgtggcgcctagttatttagcaagacccccacacacacatccacacacacacaccccccgcgatgttccggccctcgaaatggtctcCTTTCCTGCcatcaccgatacaacaaagtatttaggggaatgcaccaaatcacacccacctttggttgatgaagtttctccctgcttccacactggatagttgttgttctttttccccctctctccaactctctgcagcagtaataaagttattgaattttctgctctaatcctctccctctggatgttgaattgtagtaagccccttcctcctcttcctgggctgatctCAGGGTTCTCTCTCggcctccaggcaggagcaacagcaggtagctccttctctcactgctccaggctccaagtgaataggccacgcctccaaagctccaccattggtccacagatccctgaaagtagcaggcctggtggatcaggtggttaagaaagcatactgaatacttgcctttactggtcgaggcatagaacataagaatataactttagttaggccacagctggagtactgcgtgcagttcttgttGCCATATTATagtaaggacgtgattgcactagagagtgtgcagaggagatttacgaggatgctacctggaataaAGAATCTTAGctttgagaacagattggataagctgggtttgttctcattggaacagaggaggttgagaggagacctgattgaggtgtacaaaatattgagggtcttGGACATagtgagggtctatttccattggtggcggggtctattacaaggggataTAGTTTTCGGGTGGGTTggtggaagggttagaggggatttgagagtggGGCTCGGGGGCTTCTTGTATGCAggagattgtggggatctggaactcgctgcatggaagagtggtggatgcagaaaccctcggcACTTTTaatagatggttggatgggcacttatagtgcagtaacctgcagggttactgacctcgagcttgtaattgggattagaatggatgacgttttgttggacggtgcagatataatggtaagtactgcagggaattgaatacggccagtgtgatctcctggactcatttcgatcgcctgaatgtgttggagaggaattttcccagattttttctcactAAATTGGCCtttgtttttacctggtttttgcctctcccaggagatcacatggctctggttcgggttgagtgtagaatgtttcagtatgaggggtgtcccagttgtgtgaggcgggcttgttgggctgggtgctctttgcctttctgtctttgttcataggtttatatgtaacctttagggctgctgaccaagggccgtgcagctttttgtcggccggcgcggacacgatgtgccgaaatggcctcattctctgctgtaaatttctgtattcctatgtttctattatcggtgaaagggctgcttactgtctgAAGAAACTGAACGATTGATCACAAACTTATCAGCTGTGCTTCAGTTGGTagtactctcgcttctgagtcagaaggttgtgggttgaagtcccactccatggacttaaGTACGAAGTCGAAGCTGACACaccaatgagggagtgctgcactgttggaggttgcaTCTataggaagagacgttaaaccgaggccccttcgacTCTTTCTGGTGGGCGTAATAAATTTCACAGCCACTATTTTGAAGTAGTGCAGGCaattacccctggtgtcctggccaaaacttatccctcgatcaacataacacaaCAACTTATCCAgatattattacattgctgtttgtgggagcttgctgtgcacgaaatgcctgccgcctttcctacattactacagcgtctacactacaaaaagtacttcattgtctgcgaAGCACCTTCAGAAGTCCGATAGtcctgaaaggcgcaatataaatccaagtcactaTTTCTCTGCTTAATATTAAATCCCTGCGGTTGATAAGCTGGGAGTTTCCTAACCAGGTGACCCTCAGTCGATTTCAGTTataaaccggtcaatgtctgttgAACAGTAGTAATGTAGATCCACAAacagcgagtttgctgttcagtTCATTCAATATATACTAAAACATTAATGAATCTACTCATAAGATTTTTGCCTGAGAACAGAATAGAAACACAAAGAACAGACTATAAATCAGGAAGAGTTGTAATTGATGACCTCATTCAAGAATGTGTGATTGTGGCGAGCAacaaatctgattggatgtttaaagagataatcagagagatacagagagatatgGATATTGAAAAGGcagccaatgaaccaatcacaatcaTAGCCACCcacccctcattagcatagggatgtgggcggagtgtggggctgcccatATACTGCGGGCTCGGAACAGAGTTTCTTTAAATCTGCGTCGGACTGACCGAGATGATGGCTGACGGAAAGTAAAAAATTACAGCCAAGAAAgtcatcaagaaaacaccaccgaaggatggcaagaagcgcagaaagtcgagataGGAGtgatactccatctacatctacaaagtgatgaaccccgacaccggcatctcctccaaggccatggacatcatgatctcggttgtgaacgatatttttgaGTGCATCgcaggtgaggcttcccgcctggtccattacaacaagcgacgcaccatcagctcccgggagatccagaccgccatgtgcctgctgctgcccggggtgttggccaagcacgccgtgtcggaagcgaCAAAGGTGGTgaacaagtgcaccagctccaagtaaaactgcgcaCTGTCCTgtgagatcaaacccaaacacaacggctcttttgagTGCCacgcacaacctctctgaaagagctccaCAAACGCACCTCCCTTTAGACtcaaatcactaattatttcctgaacaagtgtgagaacctttgcagttccagctgtaaaTTTCGCAGCTTCACTGTCCGGTTCGACCTCAGTGTCGCTGGAATTTCCCGTCcacaaactacaaacacggtccctggtcgcaaTTTGACTTTtgtctcagacccgttcatttacaccgcctgccgaaCTAAGAGTTTGCTTAGGGGCTGAGACTCAGGtatcagtcacacattctctctcgcaagcctatctcaagtttatttttcaattcctgttgcgggtcagtccgtttattaaccggACACTctccgcagtgtaacaacccagaatgggaattCTTAGAGACCAGAACcgcggcagtttgaacactctgtccctcttctcttttcacagaaagactcccagttctggtctcactcccgcctttgcgggggatcgatcgataatctttGAAATCCAACATTTAGAAAGATTgagttggaatgtgtcccgttacagaatcagtggtgATTATTTCCCGCCCGTTacagaatttaatcctgattgtaacagcctggaacttGCAAGGGATATGTGGTAtaagaaaaaataaattaaaacgTGTTGGTAAATCTTTGACTAAtagtgaatttattaacataatcccctATTTTAACGATGCTTGGCGgggtttttgaatttaaaaatcgttattctgactgttggagacagTAATTTCGGCTCTGCTTTCATTAGTGGGCTAAACAAACTGTGATTGGTCTTTTCCGATAACCAATGAAATGCTCCacagagtgaccaatcacaagttcactCCCGGCATTCCTGCAGAAAGTATaagaaaggcagatgtgggagaagtttctcattctttctctgaacgtgtggattgtgCAAATGTCGGGAAGAGGAAAaagcggcggtaaagctcgggctaaggccaagtctcgctcctcccgggtcgGACTGCAGTtcactgtgggccgtgttcacaggctcctgcagaaggggaactacgctgagcgtgtgggtgccggagccccggtctacatggctgctgtgctcaagtatctgaccgctgaaatcctggaactGGCCGGCAACGCAGCCCGCGACAACAaggagacccgcatcatccccagacatctGCAGTTGGCCATCTGCAaagacgaggagctcaacaagttgctgggaaaggtgaccatcgctcagggcagaGTGCGAGCTTATATCTCGGCTGTGCTGCTGTCCAAGAAAACCGccagtgtgtccaagagcaagtaacCGGACAGGATTGAATCTAATAATAGAACGGCTCTTTTCAGAGTCACCCATAGTATCTGAAAGGGCTGCTTATTGTTCTATGGATTACAAGTGACTCTCCGCGCCACTTgccctcacagtctctcacacactgagctcggcATCTCAGCAAACCCTCCCGCACCATGGCCGGCAACAATCTCCGGGTCTTCATGGACATCGATTTCGACGGCATTAATCTCTGCTTTTGTATTCTTGTATTAAGTTGAGAGTTTCCTGATCAGGAATAAGTCTCAGTCATTCTCAGTTACAAATATGTCGAACATATAGGAATCTAGATCAACAAACGCTGCACAGATCAGTGAATCAATAGAGCGGGACTGGCTTCATAGGAAAACAAAACAGAAGGAACCTGAACGTGAGACTGGCCGTCATTGAACACATTgttcccactgacatctgggagtccctggccaaagaccgccctaagtggaggaaatgccaccgggagggcgctgagcacctagagtgtcattgcggaaagagcgtgcggcaaaccagtaccacccaccgttaccctcaacgactatctgcctcacctgtgacagggactgtggttctcgtattggactgttcagccacctaaagactcatattttagagtggaagcaagtcttcctcgattccgagtgactgcctatgatggtgacatcccatactcaacacccagagatggctatcagagagagtgatagagagacagacacagtatcAGTCTTAAACACACGAACTGTGTCTCCATATTATGCTCAATAAtagtatcacacattcatgtacAGCACCAGTGGAAAAGACAGATGGACACACAGAATCAGTCTAACACTTTGTATCAGTATCACCATATTACGCTCAATAACAGTGCCACACCTTCGCAGAttgcaccagagagagaaacagagacattatcagtcttacacctccaacagtgtttccacatcacgctaaGTAACATTCACAACCAGTACAAGAGCGGATAGCGACAGATAGACTTGGAGAGGAGAGACAGGAGAGTGCGAGGTAGGGCGGTGAGACACAGAACGACATGCACaatatcagttccagactgacctgtgaagtccCGTTTCATCCTGAAAGTTCCCATTGGAGAGACAAAAGATGCAGtctcctctctcactgatattgtaccagagacagagacattattaatcccacactgcgggacagtgtcagagagtgagagaaacaatggcccacatttaaccctcgcttgcctgttgtaatctctgcaatcttgcagctcacggccgttcggtattactctcagtgaccgagtgttttactctaattaaactgatctcagactgtttctgtcagatattaaatcCTGTACGGTCCCagaaaacactcccactccctcatcccttcgatgttgctgcaggattgctttgtgaagacgggctcatggacaGAAACACCCTGCACAGAATGATCACAAactgagcatctccaagggacaaggctcccagctttaatcattctccatCCTTTCcctccaggcccagttcctttgctcagattctgataaaagtaaattggaaaagtgcactttgatttttacaggctgaattagtgCAGAGAGCTGTGCATGCGCGGATAAGCCCtgccccctgtgtcgatttccagtgagcaggagcgcgcatgcgccctcccctcccccagccctgcctgtgatcgccattcactcagtgagcagaagaagatggttgaaaacagccgggaatggccacaccgcggccccggggtaaggcaacgagtagcagcctccttacagcagagcagcgctttgggagcgtgtccgcagctgggctcagagatcggcattgagtctgGGGGGAGTTCAGGGTAGTCGGAGGCggtgtgtaaggggcagagtggaccaagaaccagtctcagtgtgtggtgtgtgtgggggaagggagaggccattctcggtctgtgtgtggacagcgtatgtccagggtaagggagacagaatgggcagaatctgctatttacaatctgctgctttctctctccaaaccagtagtgaacgttcctgatttagttccgtcgggggctgtgtgtaagaggcagagtcaagcaggaactagttccggaacatggagtgagtTGGGGAAGGGAGggaccattctcgggctgtgtgtggagagTGTAAGGTTACAGATAAGTAAACCACCCGAACTTTCAAATCATTGcttctttctttccccaaatcagtagtgaatgttcctgattcagttccaatctcagcgtgtctgttgttcttggacagtgagcagtggaaacacagcctgacagtgaggatgtggggagtttcacaaagtgcatctattgcaggcaccaggagaggagtgtgggagaagatattttaaagaccagttgtattgtttcggtgagctgagttctccacaaCCGTGTTTCTGGTGGTCAAGAGATACATtgccgctccctcagatacatcatattctcccccacatccatatcttagaactaataatgttctcgtattattattctgacagcaacttcttcaaccagccagaacaaatgtgatctttcctgcaCCCTGAACACAAGGAACAgcacaggcagctccttctcacacacagtaagtagattatcactggcAGAGTGCAGAGACACAGAACGGGCCTCAATCCTATGAtcgcaggcagcagaagctgtcagtcccacagtgatccgaagtggcagagttacattgtgaatcttactgcCACATGGAGCaatagaatcagatgctgtttcaccattgaaacagatcacactgacaggtacattaaacaccaacactcacttgccagaagctGGCAGGTAGAGATTAAATCACACAATCATCAATCAGAAAAAATGTGAAACAGacagtataaaccacactcgcatatcagaagctgacaggtacagaacaaaagccatattcatgc
The DNA window shown above is from Pristiophorus japonicus isolate sPriJap1 chromosome 19, sPriJap1.hap1, whole genome shotgun sequence and carries:
- the LOC139230253 gene encoding histone H2A type 2-A-like — translated: MSGRGKSGGKARAKAKSRSSRVGLQFTVGRVHRLLQKGNYAERVGAGAPVYMAAVLKYLTAEILELAGNAARDNKETRIIPRHLQLAICKDEELNKLLGKVTIAQGRVRAYISAVLLSKKTASVSKSK